A stretch of Macadamia integrifolia cultivar HAES 741 chromosome 7, SCU_Mint_v3, whole genome shotgun sequence DNA encodes these proteins:
- the LOC122085072 gene encoding auxin-responsive protein SAUR21-like: MGIRLPGMIHAKQILRRSLLLANQLATTATDVPKGHLAVYVGETQKKRFVVPVSYLNQPLFQDLLSQAEEEFGFDHPMGGLTIPCKEDTFVDLTSRLNGLCM; the protein is encoded by the coding sequence ATGGGTATCCGTTTGCCTGGGATGATTCATGCAAAGCAAATCCTCCGACGATCTCTTTTGCTTGCAAACCAGTTAGCTACCACAGCTACTGATGTTCCTAAAGGTCACTTAGCAGTCTATGTGGGGGAGACACAGAAGAAGCGATTTGTGGTTCCAGTGTCTTACTTGAACCAGCCATTATTTCAAGACTTGCTAAGTCAGGCTGAAGAAGAATTTGGGTTTGATCACCCAATGGGTGGTCTTACAATTCCATGCAAAGAAGACACCTTTGTTGATCTCACTTCTCGTTTGAATGGTCTGTGCATGTGA
- the LOC122085068 gene encoding auxin-responsive protein SAUR23-like: MIGKSITFPICTEQHIPMVTANTWSFSCSLDSLKSSSCSCSSKDPHPHKVMGIRLPGLIHAKQILRRSLSQGNQLAAAVTDVPKGHLAVYVGETQKKRFVVPVSYLNQPLFQDLLSQAEEEFGFDHPMGGLTIPCKEDIFIDLTSRLNGLCMRK; this comes from the coding sequence ATGATTGGGAAGTCTATCACTTTCCCTATATGTACAGAACAACACATACCAATGGTAACAGCCAATACTTggtctttctcttgctctttgGATTCTTTGAAatcttcctcttgttcttgttcttctaaAGATCCTCATCCACACAAAGTCATGGGTATCCGTTTGCCTGGGTTGATTCATGCTAAGCAAATCCTCCGACGATCTCTTTCACAGGGAAACCAGTTAGCTGCCGCAGTTACTGATGTTCCTAAAGGTCACTTAGCAGTCTATGTGGGGGAGACACAGAAGAAGCGATTTGTGGTTCCAGTGTCCTACTTGAACCAGCCATTATTTCAAGACTTGCTAAGTCAGGCTGAagaagaatttggttttgatcaCCCAATGGGTGGTCTTACAATTCCATGCAAAGAAGACATCTTCATTGATCTCACTTCTCGTTTGAATGGTCTGTGCATGAGAAAGTAG
- the LOC122085071 gene encoding auxin-responsive protein SAUR22-like: MGIRLPGMIHAKQILRRSLLGGNRLDTAVTDVPKGHLAVYVGETQKKRYVVPVSYLNQPLFQDLLSQAEEEFGFDHPMGGLTIPCKEDTFVDLTSRLNGLCMRK; this comes from the coding sequence ATGGGTATCCGTTTGCCTGGGATGATTCATGCTAAGCAAATCCTCCGACGATCTCTTTTGGGTGGAAACCGGTTAGATACCGCAGTTACTGATGTTCCTAAAGGTCACTTAGCAGTCTACGTGGGGGAGACACAGAAGAAGCGATATGTGGTTCCAGTGTCCTACTTGAACCAGCCATTGTTTCAAGACTTGCTAAGTCAGGCTGAAGAAGAATTTGGGTTTGATCACCCAATGGGTGGTCTTACAATTCCATGCAAAGAAGACACCTTTGTTGATCTCACTTCTCGTTTGAATGGTCTGTGCATGAGAAAGTAG
- the LOC122085065 gene encoding pentatricopeptide repeat-containing protein At3g12770-like, translating into MSGPQANQRRPDFSQVFNSLACLLHNSLQTRNLRTTRAIHAHSLRVGLIFTSLTLQTSLILTYSTCLHSDHLQLQNLNNFLSTLDLTSPLPFNAIVSAFSRRGFSYLALRTFSFMHATGVPLDTYALCSSLKSSSLIKALGPGRQMHAHVSKSGWSSSVYVGTALLDLYSKSSLIGDASKLFDEIPLKNAVCANALLSGYVEAKLWGEGIQLVHMMSSSLRLSYDRFTLCELLRICTGLLEIELGRQVHANVIRTMADIESDVFLQSSLVEMYGKCGIVDKARHVFDLAGMGCGGMERTRDIVLWTSMLSSYGRHGRFEEVIRLYQDMLMAGTKPDGVAFLAVISACGHTGQVTLGLEYFESMTHEFGLDPGPEHYGSVVDLLCRAGEVDKAWNLITQMPFKENCGATSSSYTGSSVSVWGALLSACNEYGNVELGKLAAQRALELDPENVGIYVLLSNMYARFGMWDEIGKLRELMKQKGLKKDIGCSWVEISGDSG; encoded by the coding sequence ATGTCCGGACCACAGGCAAACCAACGCCGCCCAGACTTTTCACAAGTCTTCAATTCACTCGCATGCCTCTTACACAACTCTCTGCAGACCCGAAACCTCAGAACCACTAGGGCCATTCACGCTCACTcacttagggttgggttgatcTTCACCTCCCTTACCCTTCAGACCAGCCTTATCCTAACATACTCCACATGCCTTCACAGCGACCACCTTCAACTTCAAAACTTAAACAACTTCCTCAGCACCTTAGACCTCACCAGCCCATTACCCTTCAATGCCATTGTCTCTGCTTTTTCTCGCCGTGGCTTCTCTTATCTTGCTCTCCGGACCTTCTCTTTCATGCACGCCACTGGCGTTCCCTTGGACACCTATGCCTTGTGTAGCTCCTTGAAATCTTCCTCTTTGATCAAAGCGTTAGGTCCTGGCAGACAGATGCATGCTCACGTTTCCAAATCAGGTTGGTCCTCCAGTGTCTATGTGGGTACTGCCTTGCTCGATTTGTATTCAAAATCTTCATTGATCGGAGATGCATCGAAACTGTTCGATGAAATACCGCTGAAGAACGCCGTGTGCGCGAATGCGCTCCTGTCTGGGTACGTGGAGGCTAAATTGTGGGGCGAGGGCATTCAACTAGTTCACATGATGTCGTCCTCTTTGAGATTAAGTTATGATCGGTTCACGTTATGTGAGCTTCTGCGTATCTGCACGGGGCTACTGGAAATTGAGTTGGGCAGGCAGGTGCATGCCAATGTGATCCGTACGATGGCTGATATCGAAAGTGATGTGTTTCTGCAGAGTTCGTTGGTTGAAATGTACGGGAAATGTGGGATAGTTGACAAGGCTCGACATGTGTTCGACTTGGCAGGAATGGGATGTGGAGGGATGGAGAGAACAAGAGATATTGTATTGTGGACATCGATGCTCAGTTCATATGGTAGACATGGCAGGTTTGAAGAAGTTATTAGGCTCTACCAAGACATGTTGATGGCAGGGACGAAGCCCGATGGGGTGGCTTTCCTGGCAGTCATCTCTGCATGTGGTCACACAGGTCAAGTGACCCTCGGCTTGGAGTATTTTGAGTCCATGACTCATGAGTTTGGGTTGGATCCTGGCCCAGAGCATTACGGTTCTGTAGTTGATCTGCTTTGCAGGGCAGGGGAAGTGGACAAGGCATGGAATTTGATTACCCAGATGCCCTTTAAAGAGAACTGTGGTGCTACTAGCAGTAGCTACACTGGTAGTAGTGTTTCTGTGTGGGGGGCACTGCTTAGTGCTTGCAATGAATATGGGAATGTTGAGCTGGGTAAGTTGGCTGCTCAAAGGGCACTTGAGTTGGATCCTGAGAATGTTGGGATCTATGTGTTGTTGTCGAATATGTATGCAAGGTTTGGTATGTGGGATGAGATTGGGAAGTTGAGGGAATTAATGAAGCAAAAAGGGTTGAAGAAGGATATAGGATGTAGTTGGGTAGAGATATCAGGTGATTCAGGTTGA
- the LOC122085069 gene encoding auxin-responsive protein SAUR21-like, with amino-acid sequence MGIRLPGMIHAKQILRRSLSVANQLATTATDVPKGHLAVYVGETQKKRFVVPVSYLNQPLFQDLLSQAEEEFGFDHPMGGLTIPCKEDTFVDLTSRLNGLCMRK; translated from the coding sequence ATGGGTATCCGTTTGCCTGGGATGATTCATGCTAAGCAAATCCTCCGACGATCTCTTTCGGTTGCAAACCAGTTGGCTACCACAGCTACTGATGTTCCTAAAGGTCACTTAGCAGTCTATGTGGGGGAGACACAGAAGAAGCGATTTGTGGTTCCAGTCTCCTACTTGAACCAGCCGTTATTTCAAGACTTACTAAGTCAGGCTGAAGAAGAGTTCGGTTTTGATCATCCCATGGGTGGTCTTACAATTCCATGCAAAGAAGACACCTTTGTCGATCTCACTTCTCGTTTGAATGGTCTGTGCATGAGAAAATAG